The following coding sequences lie in one Anguilla anguilla isolate fAngAng1 chromosome 14, fAngAng1.pri, whole genome shotgun sequence genomic window:
- the LOC118212840 gene encoding E3 ubiquitin-protein ligase RNF165-like isoform X2 encodes MVLVHVGYLVLPVFGSVRNRGAHFNRHQHSHATSCRHLHLGPQAQMSPDFPLPHPGQPQPGMTAHLPPAHQHATQLHQPLAPLPTPQFQDVPGPPFLPQALHQQYLIQQQLLEAQHRRILPHSRRTQERVPLHPHRLRSGYDYAPSMHVPQPMTQQPRYLAEGTDWDLSVDAGLSHHQYQVQQLPQHYQHYLASPRMHHFPRNTSSAQVVVHEIRNYPYPQLHLLALQGLSPSRHASAVRESYEELLQLEDRLGSVNRGAVQTTIERFTFPHKYKKRRPQELKIAMDEEESDMDEKCTICLSMLEDGEDVRRLPCMHLFHQACVDQWLATSRKCPICRVDIETQLTPDS; translated from the exons GGGCCCATTTCAACAGGCATCAGCACAGCCATGCTACCTCCTGCCGGCACCTCCACCTGGGCCCCCAGGCCCAGATGTCACCTgacttccccctcccccacccgggCCAGCCCCAGCCCGGCATGACCGCCCACCTGCCCCCCGCACACCAGCATGCCACGCAGCTCCATCAGCCCCTCGCACCCCTGCCCACCCCGCAGTTCCAGGATGTCCCAGGACCCCCTTTCCTACCTCAGGCCTTACACCAGCAATACCTcatccagcagcagctcctggaGGCCCAACACCGGCGGATTCTTCCACACTCCAG ACGCACTCAAGAGCGAGTCCCCCTGCATCCTCACCGGCTGCGCTCGGGCTACGACTACGCCCCCTCCATGCACGTCCCTCAACCAATGACACAGCAGCCCCGCTACCTGGCGGAAGGCACTGATTG GGATCTCAGCGTGGATGCGGGCCTGTCTCATCATCAGTATCAAGTCCAGCAGCTCCCTCAGCACTATCAGCATTACCTGgcatctcccagaatgcaccactTTCCCAGAAACACCTCGTCAGCACAAGTG GTTGTCCACGAGATCAGAAACTACCCATATCCTCAGCTGCACCTCCTGGCACTGCAGGGCCTAAGTCCTTCACGCCATGCGTCTGCTGTTAGAGAGAGCTATGAG gagctgctgcagtTGGAGGACAGGCTAGGAAGCGTGAACCGAGGAGCCGTTCAGACCACCATTGAGAGGTTCACCTTCCCTCACAAGTACAAGAAG AGAAGACCCCAGGAGCTGAAAATAGCCATGGATGAGGAAGAGTCGGACATGGATGAGAAATGCACAATCTGTCTGTCCATGCTGGAGGACGGAGAGGATGTCAG gagGTTACCATGCATGCACCTCTTCCACCAGGCATGTGTAGACCAATGGCTTGCCACCAGCAGGAAGTGTCCCATCTGCAGGGTGGACATTGAGACCCAGCTGACGCCTGACAGCTGA
- the LOC118212840 gene encoding E3 ubiquitin-protein ligase RNF165-like isoform X1: protein MVLVHVGYLVLPVFGSVRNRGAHFNRHQHSHATSCRHLHLGPQAQMSPDFPLPHPGQPQPGMTAHLPPAHQHATQLHQPLAPLPTPQFQDVPGPPFLPQALHQQYLIQQQLLEAQHRRILPHSSILLLHRRTQERVPLHPHRLRSGYDYAPSMHVPQPMTQQPRYLAEGTDWDLSVDAGLSHHQYQVQQLPQHYQHYLASPRMHHFPRNTSSAQVVVHEIRNYPYPQLHLLALQGLSPSRHASAVRESYEELLQLEDRLGSVNRGAVQTTIERFTFPHKYKKRRPQELKIAMDEEESDMDEKCTICLSMLEDGEDVRRLPCMHLFHQACVDQWLATSRKCPICRVDIETQLTPDS from the exons GGGCCCATTTCAACAGGCATCAGCACAGCCATGCTACCTCCTGCCGGCACCTCCACCTGGGCCCCCAGGCCCAGATGTCACCTgacttccccctcccccacccgggCCAGCCCCAGCCCGGCATGACCGCCCACCTGCCCCCCGCACACCAGCATGCCACGCAGCTCCATCAGCCCCTCGCACCCCTGCCCACCCCGCAGTTCCAGGATGTCCCAGGACCCCCTTTCCTACCTCAGGCCTTACACCAGCAATACCTcatccagcagcagctcctggaGGCCCAACACCGGCGGATTCTTCCACACTCCAG TATACTCCTTCTGCACAGACGCACTCAAGAGCGAGTCCCCCTGCATCCTCACCGGCTGCGCTCGGGCTACGACTACGCCCCCTCCATGCACGTCCCTCAACCAATGACACAGCAGCCCCGCTACCTGGCGGAAGGCACTGATTG GGATCTCAGCGTGGATGCGGGCCTGTCTCATCATCAGTATCAAGTCCAGCAGCTCCCTCAGCACTATCAGCATTACCTGgcatctcccagaatgcaccactTTCCCAGAAACACCTCGTCAGCACAAGTG GTTGTCCACGAGATCAGAAACTACCCATATCCTCAGCTGCACCTCCTGGCACTGCAGGGCCTAAGTCCTTCACGCCATGCGTCTGCTGTTAGAGAGAGCTATGAG gagctgctgcagtTGGAGGACAGGCTAGGAAGCGTGAACCGAGGAGCCGTTCAGACCACCATTGAGAGGTTCACCTTCCCTCACAAGTACAAGAAG AGAAGACCCCAGGAGCTGAAAATAGCCATGGATGAGGAAGAGTCGGACATGGATGAGAAATGCACAATCTGTCTGTCCATGCTGGAGGACGGAGAGGATGTCAG gagGTTACCATGCATGCACCTCTTCCACCAGGCATGTGTAGACCAATGGCTTGCCACCAGCAGGAAGTGTCCCATCTGCAGGGTGGACATTGAGACCCAGCTGACGCCTGACAGCTGA